A single Suricata suricatta isolate VVHF042 chromosome 2, meerkat_22Aug2017_6uvM2_HiC, whole genome shotgun sequence DNA region contains:
- the MMRN2 gene encoding multimerin-2: protein MILTLLLGLGGPLGWGLLGACAQASGNRFSDPHSPRPPAFWRAEAEDIGRDPNRRNWCPYQKSRLVTYIAACKTERFLVHSQQPCPQETPDCQKVKVMYSMAHKPVYKVKQKVLNSVAWRCCPGFSGPDCQHHDPTAILEPEDPGDGLQEPWDGPAGFEPGHPDVETSNTMVPQEDLQNDLHQAADSLLGLWKALEGNLTAATMEANQTEPVFSGGSLEQALLPHMDAFLRVHFGPIWRSFNQSLHSLSQAIRNLSLDVEANQQAIRGVQESTVVRADFQELGAKFETKVQDNAQRVGQLRQDVEDRMHAQHLSLQQSLSEVHADVDAKLKRFLKAQAPVGANGSLVPASAGAAARPEPESLQARLGQLQRNLSALHVATSLREEEVRGTLADMRATLAQHVLEIKELYSESDDTFDQISQLEQQLLELQVNHTALRELRVILMEKSLIMEENKEALERQLLELNLTIQHLQGTNADLINYVKDCNCRKLYFDEVATRLLWLANTLLSMERTPEIRSPRTSANPQQVAVVGESETQFLSQLAIGKPRCFGQASSPVAFYASFSGGTTALQTVKFNTTYINIGSSYFPEHGYFRAPERGVYLFAVSIEFGPGPGTGQLVFGGRHQTPVASAEERKGGSTATTFAMAELQKGERVWFELTQGSLIQRNPPGTTFGGFLMFKT, encoded by the exons TAACTGGTGCCCTTACCAGAAGTCTAGGCTGGTCACCTATATAGCTGCTTGCAAAACGGAGCGATTCCTTGTCCACTCACAGCAGCCATGTCCACAGGAGACTCCGGATTGCCAGAAAGTCAAAGTCAT GTACAGCATGGCTCACAAGCCGGTGTACAAGGTCAAGCAGAAGGTTCTGAACTCCGTGGCCTGGAGGTGCTGCCCAGGCTTTTCGGGCCCTGACTGCCAGCACCACG ACCCCACGGCGATCCTTGAGCCCGAAGATCCAGGTGATGGCCTCCAGGAGCCTTGGGATGGGCCAGCCGGCTTTGAACCCG GCCACCCGGATGTGGAGACCAGCAACACCATGGTGCCGCAGGAGGATCTCCAGAATGACCTTCACCAGGCGGCAGACAGCCTCCTGGGCCTGTGGAAGGCCCTGGAAGGCAACCTCACAGCTGCAACCATGGAGGCCAATCAGACAGAGCCTG TGTTTTCTGGCGGATCCTTGGAGCAGGCGCTACTGCCTCACATGGACGCCTTCCTGCGAGTGCATTTTGGCCCCATTTGGAGGAGCTTCAATCAAAGCCTGCACAGCCTCTCCCAGGCCATAAGAAACCTCTCTCTTGACGTGGAGGCTAATCAGCAAGCCATCAGGGGGGTCCAGGAGAGCACCGTGGTCAGGGCTGACTTCCAGGAGCTTGGTGCCAAATTTGAGACCAAGGTGCAGGACAACGCCCAGAGAGTGGGCCAGCTGCGGCAGGACGTGGAGGACCGCATGCACGCCCAGCACCTCTCTCTGCAGCAGTCCCTCTCCGAGGTCCACGCGGATGTGGACGCCAAGTTGAAGAGGTTCCTTAAGGCCCAGGCGCCTGTGGGGGCCAACGGCAGCCTGGTCCCCGCGTCGGCGGGGGCAGCGGCAAGGCCGGAACCCGAGAGCCTGCAGGCCAGGCTGGGCCAGCTGCAGAGGAACCTCTCGGCGCTGCACGTGGCCACCAGCCTCAGGGAAGAGGAGGTGCGCGGCACCCTGGCGGACATGCGGGCCACCCTGGCGCAGCACGTGCTGGAGATCAAGGAGCTGTACTCGGAATCCGACGACACCTTCGATCAGATCAGCCAGCTGGAACAGCAGCTGCTGGAGCTGCAGGTGAACCACACGGCGCTGCGCGAGCTGCGGGTGATCCTGATGGAGAAGTCGCTGATCATGGAGGAGAATAAGGAGGCGTTGGAGCGGCAGCTGCTGGAGCTCAACCTCACCATCCAGCACCTGCAGGGCACCAACGCCGACCTCATCAACTACGTCAAGGACTGCAACTGCCGGAAGCTCTACTTCGACGAGGTCGCCACGCG CCTCCTATGGCTGGCTAACACGCTCCTTTCAATGGAAAGAACACCAGAAATCAGGAGTCCAAGGACATCTGCCA ATCCCCAGCAGGTGGCAGTAGTCGGGGAGTCAGAGACCCAGTTCCTGTCCCAGCTTGCCATTGGCAAGCCCCGTTGCTTTGGACAAGCGA GCTCCCCCGTGGCCTTCTATGCCAGCTTTTCGGGAGGGACGACTGCCCTGCAGACAGTGAAGTTCAACACTACTTACATCAACATTGGCAGCAGCTACTTCCCCGAACATGGCTACTTCCGAGCCCCCGAGCGTGGGGTCTATCTGTTTGCAGTGAGCATTGAATTTGGCCCAGGCCCAGGTACAGGGCAGCTGGTGTTTGGAGGTCGCCATCAGACCCCCGTCGCTTCTGCAGAGGAGCGGAAAGGGGGAAGCACAGCGACAACCTTTGCCATGGCCGAGCTGCAAAAAGGTGAGAGAGTGTGGTTTGAGTTAACCCAGGGATCGCTGATACAGAGAAACCCGCCAGGCACGACATTCGGGGGATTCCTTATGTTCAAGACCTGA